The genomic interval TCGCGGCAGATATCTAAAACCTGCTCTGTTACTTGCTCTTTTTTGGTAATGTTATGTGTATAACAGTAGGTAGCAATTGTTTCATAATGCAGCCCGATTTCATGCCCAAAGTTCGACAAGTATGATATTTGCATTTCCCCTTCAGTTGCCCAACGAAAATAGTAAGTTGAATGCACCCCTATTTGGTGTTCTATAAAGCCCATTCCCATTGCGGTAATTGGTGCATGATCTACATCGTGTCTCATAATGATTGTGCGTTCGTTTCTATAAATTTCTAAATTTCGATACCAGTCTATGACAGGAACAATTTTATATTTTTTCTCTTTCGCTTTAAGCAATAGCCGCTGAAACTCTCTCAGTTTATTGGGGAATTGAAGCCTTATTGTATCCGCTGGATTGGATGATGATAAGTTGTTATCAATTTTAACTATCTTTTTCTCATAGGGGAAAAATGAAATCTCTAATCGAAGTACTTGCCCCACCATGTCCACGTGGCTAGAGTCAATATAAAAATAACCACTTTTTTCAGATGAAAAAGTTAATCGCCCAAAGCTGATAGTCGCATTTTCAATAGGAATGTTTGTCCTTTCATCAACTATATATCCATGTATCCCTTCAGGAATAACCGGCGAAAGGGTATTTTTATCATTTTGACAAGACGCAAAAGCAATGACTAATTCGACCAGAATGATAAACCGTAATTTAATAAAAATCTTCATTTCTTTGCCTCTTATTGGCATTGCCCGATGGGTCATTTAAGAATCAAGTAGCTTTAGCCATTCATCTTTAATTATCCTTCGAAACAAAGATTCCCCACAAAAAACCAATCCCCCAACTCAAGTGAATTGTGGTAAATATAATTGGCAAAATGGAAAAATATTGAAATCCTTTTTCCAGACTGATTTGAAGCGACGAGATAAACGCTAAAACGAGATAAAGTCCCCAAATTGCAGCTAATGGAACCAAAAAAAAGGGCTTAAATATTCCTGCGATGAGAAAGACAATAGTTGCCAGCGCAAACGCAGGCGGGATCAAATGCATCAGTTTAATCGCCTTGAGATGTTTTTTAATCACGTTAACGCGCAAAATACCATAACGAAACAATTGATTGATGAGTTTCCCCATCGTTTTTCTGGGGTAATAATAAGAAACAATTTTAGGAGAGTAAAAAATTTTGTAGCCCGCCTGTCTGATGCGCCAATTGAGTTCAGCGTCTTCAGAAATGAACAAATCTTCGTCAAAATAGCCCACTTCATCAAACAGTTCTTTCCGGTAGGCAGCATAGACAACAGTGTCCACAAATTTTTCTTTTTTCCCGTAGCGATAGGGCGCGCTTGCCAGTCCGAAAGGGTGCCCCATGGCATAACCAATAGCGCGTTGCATGAAATTTTCGCCCACATTGATCTGAGTGCCGCCCACGCATTTGATGTTCATTTCCTTCATCAGCCGAATGTTTTGGCTGACAAAATCTTCTTTGATTTTTGTGTGCGCGCCCAGGATAATTACGACTTCTCCGGAGGCATTTTTTATTCCCATGTTCAGTGACGAAGGCGTTTTACGTTTGGGATTAGTGAGCAAACGGATAGTGAAATGATTTTTGGCCAGTGACAGCACCTTTTCCCGGCTGCCGTCACTGGAATTTCCGTCAACAACAATGATTTCGATTTTTTCCTGCGGATAATTCTGTCCTTGAATCGATCCGATGCAACGCTCAATATTCCCTGCTTCATTGTACATGGGAATCACAATTGAAACAAGAGGTAGATTGTTATCTTTTGATGATTTTTCTTTGTTCGCTCTATCCATTGATAATTTTCTTCAATGTCGAAACCACATACTCAATTTCTTCTTTTGTTAATTCCGGGAACATGGGCAGAGAAAGGAGTTGCTCTGCATGTTTTTCCGTGACCGGAAAATCGCTTTTTTTGTAGCCCAGATGTTTGTAGGCATTTTGCAAATGCAAAGGAATCGGATAATGAAGTCCGGTGCTGATGCCGTTTTCAGCTAATTTTTTCTGCACATCGTCGCGATTTTCCACTTTAATCACGTACAGATGATAAACGCCTTTTGACCATTCCGGTTCCTGCGGAAAAATCACGCCATCAACGTCTTTGAGCAATTCGCCGTAATAAGCCGCATTTCCCCGGCGTTTCTCAGTCCATTCCGGCAAATGTTTCAGTTTCAATTTTAAAATTCCCGCCTGAATGGCGTGCATGCGTCCGTTGAAACCCTCGAATTCGTGGTAGTATTTTTTACTCTGTCCGTGATCCCGATACATTTTAATTTTTTGCGCCAGTTCGACGTCGTTAGTAGCAACAGCGCCGCCTTCGCCGCAGGAGCCTAAATTTTTTCCGGGATAAAAACTGAATGCCCCGGCTAATCCCATGGAACCGGCTTTGCGAGTCTTGCCATTCTTCTGATACAACGCGCCGTGTGCCTGACAGGCATCTTCAATGACGAAAAGTCCGTATTTTTCAGCAATTTCCAGAATCGGATTCATGTCTGCCATTTGTCCGTATAAATGCACCGGAACAATTCCTTTCAATCGATTCGATGATTTCGCGCGTTTTTCCACTTCAGCAGCTAATTTTTCCACATCAATATTATCGGTTTTCTCGTCAATGTCAACAAAAACTATTTTCCCGCCTGCCTGACTGATGGCTTCGGTAGTTGCGATAAAAGTGTTCGGCGTAGTAATCACTTCATCACCCGGCTGCAAACCGGCTGCCAGCAGAGCAAATCGCAGCGCATCCGTGCCGCTGTTCACGGCTACGGCGTGCGACGTACCGCAAAATCGTGCAAAATCTTCCTCAAAACCGCTCACATTCTTTCCGCCAACAAAAGCTGTGTTGTCAATCGCCTCACTCACAATGTCCATGATTTGTTCTTTTAGCATTTGATGCTGGGGTTTGAGATTGAGAAATGGAATTTGCATGAAGGGTCTCCTTTGTTAGTTTGGCTTCTCTAATTTTTCGGGGAAA from Calditrichota bacterium carries:
- a CDS encoding carboxypeptidase-like regulatory domain-containing protein, which codes for MKIFIKLRFIILVELVIAFASCQNDKNTLSPVIPEGIHGYIVDERTNIPIENATISFGRLTFSSEKSGYFYIDSSHVDMVGQVLRLEISFFPYEKKIVKIDNNLSSSNPADTIRLQFPNKLREFQRLLLKAKEKKYKIVPVIDWYRNLEIYRNERTIIMRHDVDHAPITAMGMGFIEHQIGVHSTYYFRWATEGEMQISYLSNFGHEIGLHYETIATYCYTHNITKKEQVTEQVLDICRDILKSEIKLFESKYGDIYSICSHGDKLNASLGIPNYYLILNQSPTDFFIETWANSPEVLKVPEIFVADSGNKWDPFSFEEALDKDYKTIYVLMHPCWWQN
- a CDS encoding glycosyltransferase family 2 protein is translated as MDRANKEKSSKDNNLPLVSIVIPMYNEAGNIERCIGSIQGQNYPQEKIEIIVVDGNSSDGSREKVLSLAKNHFTIRLLTNPKRKTPSSLNMGIKNASGEVVIILGAHTKIKEDFVSQNIRLMKEMNIKCVGGTQINVGENFMQRAIGYAMGHPFGLASAPYRYGKKEKFVDTVVYAAYRKELFDEVGYFDEDLFISEDAELNWRIRQAGYKIFYSPKIVSYYYPRKTMGKLINQLFRYGILRVNVIKKHLKAIKLMHLIPPAFALATIVFLIAGIFKPFFLVPLAAIWGLYLVLAFISSLQISLEKGFQYFSILPIIFTTIHLSWGIGFLWGIFVSKDN
- a CDS encoding DegT/DnrJ/EryC1/StrS family aminotransferase; the encoded protein is MQIPFLNLKPQHQMLKEQIMDIVSEAIDNTAFVGGKNVSGFEEDFARFCGTSHAVAVNSGTDALRFALLAAGLQPGDEVITTPNTFIATTEAISQAGGKIVFVDIDEKTDNIDVEKLAAEVEKRAKSSNRLKGIVPVHLYGQMADMNPILEIAEKYGLFVIEDACQAHGALYQKNGKTRKAGSMGLAGAFSFYPGKNLGSCGEGGAVATNDVELAQKIKMYRDHGQSKKYYHEFEGFNGRMHAIQAGILKLKLKHLPEWTEKRRGNAAYYGELLKDVDGVIFPQEPEWSKGVYHLYVIKVENRDDVQKKLAENGISTGLHYPIPLHLQNAYKHLGYKKSDFPVTEKHAEQLLSLPMFPELTKEEIEYVVSTLKKIING